In Uranotaenia lowii strain MFRU-FL chromosome 2, ASM2978415v1, whole genome shotgun sequence, one genomic interval encodes:
- the LOC129748050 gene encoding uncharacterized protein LOC129748050 isoform X2, producing the protein MQAKKCMEKRSISLDTATRLREAAMSKLIRQVSIETPQSKIKDCVINQVVPVPDTPPNGARILVVYAGACYRKNQSSSISSISSQLSDTGDITTSLHMLAKQMQSGNFSSISEEGPENTPAQAHQTSVAIQHNPASHHGVRDGALFPGFEVAGVIESLGSELTEDCGFKVGQRVILYPYEGVPAGYSELMVVPDLQYLIPIPESLSLSLAATLPTGALLAQSAIISAHKIVDDLLKKRPNEKVKILIVGTGGLALWAIRIAAQHFYGAGTKDKIQITVASLRDEGFVLAQKCEKVNVVQWNEDLYEKQLIERTHDACEGLVDIVIDFGTTSRSLHRSMQCLTKGGHVFISDEIAEKLLVRYAKRAEERGVFIEVVPTGTIEELHDVVRLVANNEIEPPPHTVFPSDQAAEVVRKLASSEIPGRAILKFHDIE; encoded by the exons aCGTTCAATATCATTGGACACAGCTACACGTCTACGGGAAGCCGCCATGAGTAAGCTGATCCGCCAGGTGTCGATCGAAACACCGCAATCCAAAATCAAAGATTGCGTGATCAATCAGGTAGTGCCAGTGCCGGATACGCCGCCCAATGGAGCCCGTATCCTGGTCGTCTACGCGGGTGCCTGCTACCGGAAGAACCAGTCGTCCTCGATCTCGTCCATCAGCAGTCAGCTTTCGGACACCGGTGACATTACCACATCGCTTCACATGCTTGCCAAACAAATGCAAAGTGGTAACTTCTCCAGTATTAGCGAGGAAGGTCCGGAAAATACTCCAGCCCAAGCTCATCAGACCTCGGTGGCCATTCAGCACAATCCAGCCTCCCATCACGGAGTCCGGGACGGTGCCCTCTTTCCCGGGTTTGAAGTTGCCGGCGTTATCGAATCGCTCGGAAGCGAACTGACAGAAGACTGCGGCTTCAAAGTGGGCCAACGGGTCATCCTGTACCCATACGAGGGCGTCCCGGCTGGCTACTCGGAGCTGATGGTCGTTCCAGATCTGCAATATCTGATTCCTATTCCCGAATCCCTGTCGCTCAGCTTGGCTGCAACGTTACCTACCGGAGCTCTGCTGGCTCAGAGCGCTATCATCTCAGCGCACAAGATCGTGGACGATCTGCTGAAGAAACGACCAAACGAAAAGGTGAAAATCCTCATCGTCGGCACCGGTGGATTGGCCCTCTGGGCCATCCGAATTGCGGCACAACACTTCTACGGTGCGGGCACTAAAGACAAAATCCAGATCACCGTAGCCAGCCTTCGGGACGAAGGTTTCGTACTGgcacaaaaatgtgaaaa AGTTAACGTAGTCCAGTGGAACGAGGATCTGTACGAGAAGCAGCTGATCGAGCGTACCCACGACGCTTGCGAGGGTCTGGTGGACATTGTGATCGATTTCGGGACAACGTCGCGTAGCTTGCACCGGTCGATGCAGTGCCTAACCAAGGGAGGGCACGTGTTCATTAGCGACGAAATTGCCGAGAAGCTGCTGGTGCGGTACGCCAAACGGGCGGAGGAACGTGGCGTCTTTATTGAGGTGGTGCCGACCGGAACCATCGAGGAGCTGCACGATGTGGTCAGACTGGTGGCCAACAATGAG ATTGAACCCCCGCCACACACAGTATTCCCGTCGGACCAGGCCGCCGAAGTGGTACGCAAGCTGGCCAGCTCGGAGATTCCCGGACGTGCCATCCTTAAATTCCATGATATCGAGTAA
- the LOC129748050 gene encoding uncharacterized protein LOC129748050 isoform X1 codes for MAVQVENLLLSEIGRSISLDTATRLREAAMSKLIRQVSIETPQSKIKDCVINQVVPVPDTPPNGARILVVYAGACYRKNQSSSISSISSQLSDTGDITTSLHMLAKQMQSGNFSSISEEGPENTPAQAHQTSVAIQHNPASHHGVRDGALFPGFEVAGVIESLGSELTEDCGFKVGQRVILYPYEGVPAGYSELMVVPDLQYLIPIPESLSLSLAATLPTGALLAQSAIISAHKIVDDLLKKRPNEKVKILIVGTGGLALWAIRIAAQHFYGAGTKDKIQITVASLRDEGFVLAQKCEKVNVVQWNEDLYEKQLIERTHDACEGLVDIVIDFGTTSRSLHRSMQCLTKGGHVFISDEIAEKLLVRYAKRAEERGVFIEVVPTGTIEELHDVVRLVANNEIEPPPHTVFPSDQAAEVVRKLASSEIPGRAILKFHDIE; via the exons aCGTTCAATATCATTGGACACAGCTACACGTCTACGGGAAGCCGCCATGAGTAAGCTGATCCGCCAGGTGTCGATCGAAACACCGCAATCCAAAATCAAAGATTGCGTGATCAATCAGGTAGTGCCAGTGCCGGATACGCCGCCCAATGGAGCCCGTATCCTGGTCGTCTACGCGGGTGCCTGCTACCGGAAGAACCAGTCGTCCTCGATCTCGTCCATCAGCAGTCAGCTTTCGGACACCGGTGACATTACCACATCGCTTCACATGCTTGCCAAACAAATGCAAAGTGGTAACTTCTCCAGTATTAGCGAGGAAGGTCCGGAAAATACTCCAGCCCAAGCTCATCAGACCTCGGTGGCCATTCAGCACAATCCAGCCTCCCATCACGGAGTCCGGGACGGTGCCCTCTTTCCCGGGTTTGAAGTTGCCGGCGTTATCGAATCGCTCGGAAGCGAACTGACAGAAGACTGCGGCTTCAAAGTGGGCCAACGGGTCATCCTGTACCCATACGAGGGCGTCCCGGCTGGCTACTCGGAGCTGATGGTCGTTCCAGATCTGCAATATCTGATTCCTATTCCCGAATCCCTGTCGCTCAGCTTGGCTGCAACGTTACCTACCGGAGCTCTGCTGGCTCAGAGCGCTATCATCTCAGCGCACAAGATCGTGGACGATCTGCTGAAGAAACGACCAAACGAAAAGGTGAAAATCCTCATCGTCGGCACCGGTGGATTGGCCCTCTGGGCCATCCGAATTGCGGCACAACACTTCTACGGTGCGGGCACTAAAGACAAAATCCAGATCACCGTAGCCAGCCTTCGGGACGAAGGTTTCGTACTGgcacaaaaatgtgaaaa AGTTAACGTAGTCCAGTGGAACGAGGATCTGTACGAGAAGCAGCTGATCGAGCGTACCCACGACGCTTGCGAGGGTCTGGTGGACATTGTGATCGATTTCGGGACAACGTCGCGTAGCTTGCACCGGTCGATGCAGTGCCTAACCAAGGGAGGGCACGTGTTCATTAGCGACGAAATTGCCGAGAAGCTGCTGGTGCGGTACGCCAAACGGGCGGAGGAACGTGGCGTCTTTATTGAGGTGGTGCCGACCGGAACCATCGAGGAGCTGCACGATGTGGTCAGACTGGTGGCCAACAATGAG ATTGAACCCCCGCCACACACAGTATTCCCGTCGGACCAGGCCGCCGAAGTGGTACGCAAGCTGGCCAGCTCGGAGATTCCCGGACGTGCCATCCTTAAATTCCATGATATCGAGTAA
- the LOC129748050 gene encoding uncharacterized protein LOC129748050 isoform X3 → MSKLIRQVSIETPQSKIKDCVINQVVPVPDTPPNGARILVVYAGACYRKNQSSSISSISSQLSDTGDITTSLHMLAKQMQSGNFSSISEEGPENTPAQAHQTSVAIQHNPASHHGVRDGALFPGFEVAGVIESLGSELTEDCGFKVGQRVILYPYEGVPAGYSELMVVPDLQYLIPIPESLSLSLAATLPTGALLAQSAIISAHKIVDDLLKKRPNEKVKILIVGTGGLALWAIRIAAQHFYGAGTKDKIQITVASLRDEGFVLAQKCEKVNVVQWNEDLYEKQLIERTHDACEGLVDIVIDFGTTSRSLHRSMQCLTKGGHVFISDEIAEKLLVRYAKRAEERGVFIEVVPTGTIEELHDVVRLVANNEIEPPPHTVFPSDQAAEVVRKLASSEIPGRAILKFHDIE, encoded by the exons ATGAGTAAGCTGATCCGCCAGGTGTCGATCGAAACACCGCAATCCAAAATCAAAGATTGCGTGATCAATCAGGTAGTGCCAGTGCCGGATACGCCGCCCAATGGAGCCCGTATCCTGGTCGTCTACGCGGGTGCCTGCTACCGGAAGAACCAGTCGTCCTCGATCTCGTCCATCAGCAGTCAGCTTTCGGACACCGGTGACATTACCACATCGCTTCACATGCTTGCCAAACAAATGCAAAGTGGTAACTTCTCCAGTATTAGCGAGGAAGGTCCGGAAAATACTCCAGCCCAAGCTCATCAGACCTCGGTGGCCATTCAGCACAATCCAGCCTCCCATCACGGAGTCCGGGACGGTGCCCTCTTTCCCGGGTTTGAAGTTGCCGGCGTTATCGAATCGCTCGGAAGCGAACTGACAGAAGACTGCGGCTTCAAAGTGGGCCAACGGGTCATCCTGTACCCATACGAGGGCGTCCCGGCTGGCTACTCGGAGCTGATGGTCGTTCCAGATCTGCAATATCTGATTCCTATTCCCGAATCCCTGTCGCTCAGCTTGGCTGCAACGTTACCTACCGGAGCTCTGCTGGCTCAGAGCGCTATCATCTCAGCGCACAAGATCGTGGACGATCTGCTGAAGAAACGACCAAACGAAAAGGTGAAAATCCTCATCGTCGGCACCGGTGGATTGGCCCTCTGGGCCATCCGAATTGCGGCACAACACTTCTACGGTGCGGGCACTAAAGACAAAATCCAGATCACCGTAGCCAGCCTTCGGGACGAAGGTTTCGTACTGgcacaaaaatgtgaaaa AGTTAACGTAGTCCAGTGGAACGAGGATCTGTACGAGAAGCAGCTGATCGAGCGTACCCACGACGCTTGCGAGGGTCTGGTGGACATTGTGATCGATTTCGGGACAACGTCGCGTAGCTTGCACCGGTCGATGCAGTGCCTAACCAAGGGAGGGCACGTGTTCATTAGCGACGAAATTGCCGAGAAGCTGCTGGTGCGGTACGCCAAACGGGCGGAGGAACGTGGCGTCTTTATTGAGGTGGTGCCGACCGGAACCATCGAGGAGCTGCACGATGTGGTCAGACTGGTGGCCAACAATGAG ATTGAACCCCCGCCACACACAGTATTCCCGTCGGACCAGGCCGCCGAAGTGGTACGCAAGCTGGCCAGCTCGGAGATTCCCGGACGTGCCATCCTTAAATTCCATGATATCGAGTAA